In Verrucomicrobiales bacterium, the genomic stretch GGAAGGGATGGTTCGGATCTATGAAGGCTCCGGAACAGTCCTCATGGCCCCTATTCCATTTTGGCGCCAGCGGCTTTACCAAAGCCTCTCGGCGCTGGGTCACAAGTCTGAGTCCTGAGTCGAGTGGTCCAGTCGGGTTCCTAAGCCTAAAAACGGGAATGGATTAACCACGGATTTCTCGGTTGACACGGATCAAAAAGGATTTGTGACATTCTCTAACGCGAGGTCCCGGTCCCTTTTAGAGTGATGAGGTCCTCCGTTCAATTCCTTGCCCATCCGTTAGATCCGCGCAATCCGTGGTTTCCATTCTCCTTTTTAGGCTAAAGGTACGGAGCATCGCGCAGCGATGCCACCGGCTTCTGAGACTTGCGTTACCGGACCCAAGGAACCTAAGCAGTTCGTCAGTCCGTTCGCCGACGGGTGGCACGCCTTTCAGGGTTCTGTTGAATAGGGGGGCCGACAGACCGGGGGTGTCGCTGCGCTTCAGGCCCCGGCTAATCTCTTTAAACCCTGCGGGTTCTCGGCTTCGGCCCTAAGGCTTCCCCCGCCACCAGACCATCCACTCCAGGCCAGTTCGATTGGGATAGGACCGCGGGACCCACTGCTTCTTCATCTCGAAACGGGATTCGAAGCGTCGCGCAATCTCTTCCCGCGTACTGCCAAAGGGTGGACCTTCGGTATCGTCGATGAGGTAATACACCGCCAAGTAATCTCCTCCGGGCTTGAGCCAGCGGTGCACAGCTTGGACATAATCATCGCGTCGCTCAGGCTGAATCGCGCAGAACAAGGTATGCTCGAAAACCCAATCGAATGGGCGCAAAGGTGGGTCGGACAGAAAATCCGAACGGTGAAACCCTGCCGAGAGGCCCGCGGCTTGGGTACGCTCATGAGCAAGACTCACGGCCGAAGGTGCCAAATCCAGGCCCACCGCCTGAAACCCAGCCCCAGCGAAGACCCGCACATCATGCCCGGTCCCGCAGCCCGGCACCAAGACCGACTGCCCCTTGGGCCCCTGGTAGGCAGCCACGAAATCCACCAACCCTGGGGAAGCCTCACCCTTCTCCCAAGGCATGTCCCCGGTCTGATAGCGCTGCTCCCAGTCTGTCTCGGCCATGATCGATGGATGGATCGGTTAGACCGAAGATGCTACGCCTGCTTGGATTCTAGGAGCTCCGTCAGCAAATCATTCGCCCGACGCAACATCTCCCGAGGATCCTCCATCAGGCCGGCGGCCACTCGGGCATTGTCAAACAGCTGCTCGGCCACCTTGCCAGCCAAACCGGCGTTTTTCTGGCGCAGCCCTTCCAGCTGGGATACCAGGCGATGCGACGGGTTGATCTCAAAGTCGCACTTGCCAGGACCGGGAGCCGTGTCTCGCTTGGCGGTACGCAGCAGACGGCGCATGGAAGCGGTCATGAACTTGTCGCTGTCCACCACCACCGCCGGGCTGTCCACCAAACGCTTGGAGACACGCACCTCGTTGACTTTGTCCCCCAGCGACTCCTTGAGCCATTTGGAGAGCGCTTCCGCTTGCTCGTCCGTGAGACCGCCCTGCACCTTCTCGGAAAGATCCAGCTCCGCCTTCTCGGCAGGACGCAAGGTTTTGCCTTCGAACGATGCCAAGTGCTCGACCACAAACTCATCCCATGGGTCATAGAGGAAAAGCACCTCAAACTTCCGGGAAGCAAACACCTCGTAATAGGGGCTGCTGAGCGCGGCCTCGCGATTCTGAGCCAGCAGACAGTAGATCTCCTTCTGCTCCGACGGCATGCGCTTCACGTAGTCCGCCAAGGAGGTCTGCTTGCCGGCTTCCAAGGTCGAGGACTCATAGCGCAGCAGCTTGCCCAAGGCCTCCTTGTGGGTGTAGTCGACGACGACCCCTTCCTTGATGAAGCGGTTGTACTCCGCATAGAACTTGGTGTAGAGCTCCGGATCCTTCTCCGAAGTTTCGTCCAAGTGCTTCAGGAACCGCGAGGTCAAAACCTTGTTCAGCTTCTGCATCAAGGCGGTGTCCTGCATCGTCTCGCGGGAGATATTGAGCGGCAGATCCTCGCTGTCGACGACGCCCTTCAAGAAACGCAGCCATTCAGGAAAAAGGTTCTTGGGCTTGGACTGAATGAGCACTTTTTTGCAGTAAAGGTGCACCTCCGACTCGCCGCGGCCAAAGCCCATGCTCTCAAAGTTCGAGGCGGGCACAAATACCAACGACTGAATCGCGAGCGGGGCATCCGCCGTGAAGTGCAATCGCAACAAGGGAGCCTGCTGCTCGTGGCTGAGAAACTGGTAGAACTCGGTGTACTCCTCCTCCTTGATCTCGCTCCGACTACGGGTCCAGATCGCCTGAACCGTGTTCAGTCGCTTTCCATTCAGCTCGACCGGAAAAGGCACGAAGCTCGAGTACCGCTTGATAATCCGCTCTACCTCCGACTCTTTGGAGAAGTCTTTGGTGTCGTCCTTCAGCTCCAAGGTAATGGTGGTGCCCCGGGCGGCGGCATCACAGGCTTCAATCTGATAGCCCGTTGTACCCTGGCTGACCCATCGCCAGGACGCATCCTCGGCCCGATACGATCGGCTGACCACAGTCACCTGCTTGGCCACCATGAAGGCCGAGTAAAACCCGACGCCGAATTGTCCGATCAGCTTGGCGTCGCCCTTCTTCTCCTCGGCCAACTGCTTCAGGAAGGACTTCGTGCCCGAGTGAGCGATAGTCCCGAGATTCTCAACCATCTCCTCGCGGTTCATCCCGATGCCGGCATCGGAGAAGGTGATCGTCCCGGCCGCTTCATCGGTCGTGATGCGTATGCCTGGGGCCACACTCGGATCGGCAACCGCCTGCCCAGAGGTTTGCAGAAAGCGAAGCTTCTCGCAGGCATCCGCCGCGTTGGAGATCAACTCGCGAATGAAAATTTCGCGATCCGTGTAGAGAGAGTGAATGACGATGTCCAGCAGCTGCTGGATCTCCGCCTGAAATGAATGCGATTCCGTAGCCATAATGATGTGCTCTTCAGTTCAAGTGATGATTACAGACAGTACCCGAAAACCTTCTCAGGATTTACACCCAGCTCCTTGATGGCCTTGGCGACCACTTCCCGGCCGATCTCACCCTTGCGGCACAGCTGATAAAGGGTGGCAACCACGGTGCACTCGGCGTCCACTTCGAAAAAGCGGCGCAGATTCTGACGCGTCTCGCTGCGTCCAAATCCGTCGGTGCCCAGAGTCATCAACCCGCCTGGAACCCAGGGAGCGATCTGGTCAGCCACGAGCTTCACGTTATCCGACACCGATACAAAGACGCCCTTCTCCTTCTCCAGCACGGTCTCGAGATAGGACTTCTTGGGCTTCTCCGTCGGATGCAGCATGTTCCAGCGCTGGCAACGCAGCGCGTCGTTGCGCAACAAGCGGT encodes the following:
- the htpG gene encoding molecular chaperone HtpG encodes the protein MMATESHSFQAEIQQLLDIVIHSLYTDREIFIRELISNAADACEKLRFLQTSGQAVADPSVAPGIRITTDEAAGTITFSDAGIGMNREEMVENLGTIAHSGTKSFLKQLAEEKKGDAKLIGQFGVGFYSAFMVAKQVTVVSRSYRAEDASWRWVSQGTTGYQIEACDAAARGTTITLELKDDTKDFSKESEVERIIKRYSSFVPFPVELNGKRLNTVQAIWTRSRSEIKEEEYTEFYQFLSHEQQAPLLRLHFTADAPLAIQSLVFVPASNFESMGFGRGESEVHLYCKKVLIQSKPKNLFPEWLRFLKGVVDSEDLPLNISRETMQDTALMQKLNKVLTSRFLKHLDETSEKDPELYTKFYAEYNRFIKEGVVVDYTHKEALGKLLRYESSTLEAGKQTSLADYVKRMPSEQKEIYCLLAQNREAALSSPYYEVFASRKFEVLFLYDPWDEFVVEHLASFEGKTLRPAEKAELDLSEKVQGGLTDEQAEALSKWLKESLGDKVNEVRVSKRLVDSPAVVVDSDKFMTASMRRLLRTAKRDTAPGPGKCDFEINPSHRLVSQLEGLRQKNAGLAGKVAEQLFDNARVAAGLMEDPREMLRRANDLLTELLESKQA
- a CDS encoding methyltransferase domain-containing protein, whose translation is MAETDWEQRYQTGDMPWEKGEASPGLVDFVAAYQGPKGQSVLVPGCGTGHDVRVFAGAGFQAVGLDLAPSAVSLAHERTQAAGLSAGFHRSDFLSDPPLRPFDWVFEHTLFCAIQPERRDDYVQAVHRWLKPGGDYLAVYYLIDDTEGPPFGSTREEIARRFESRFEMKKQWVPRSYPNRTGLEWMVWWRGKP